A genome region from Penicillium psychrofluorescens genome assembly, chromosome: 3 includes the following:
- a CDS encoding uncharacterized protein (ID:PFLUO_004357-T1.cds;~source:funannotate) — translation MPTLQTKSHTLHYSDTHPASPTSLPTLIFTHGLGSSQNYYFPLLPSLSAYRCITLDTTGSARSPVVPNDNVSIVGIAEDVIGAMDALKIPAAVVVGHSMGGLVVTELGARYPDRVLGVVAIGPTHPSETLGSVMGKRAEAVSEGGMEPMANTIPTAAVGSQSTPLQRAFIRELILGQQPAGYAALCRAIASAPTPDYAAVRAPFLLIAGEEDKSASMEGCRHIYEHVSSKRKQMEVLKGVGHWHCIEAPEEVGGLIARFAGEVAVWRGEDQGDV, via the exons ATGCCAACCCTCCAAACAAAATCCCACACCCTCCACTACTCCGACACCCACCCCGCCTCGCCAACATCCCTACCAACCCTAATTTTCACCCACGGCCTCGGCTCAAGCCAGAACTACTATTTTCCGCTGCTACCCTCCCTATCCGCTTACCGGTGCATCACACTCGACACAACGGGCTCCGCGCGCTCGCCCGTCGTCCCCAATGATAATGTCTCCATAGTTGGCATCGCGGAGGATGTCATTGGTGCAATGGATGCGCTGAAGATTCCTGCCGCTGTCGTGGTCGGCCATTCGATGGGTGGACTGGTGGTCACCGAGCTGGGTGCGAGGTACCCGGATCGTGTGCTCGGTGTGGTGGCTATTGGGCCGACGCATCCGAGTGAGACGTTGGGTAGTGTTATGGGGAAGAGGGCGGAGGCTGTTTCGGAGG GAGGAATGGAACCAATGGCAAACACCATCCCCaccgccgccgtcggctcGCAGAGCACCCCGTTGCAACGCGCTTTCATCCGCGAATTAATCCTCGGCCAACAACCAGCCGGATACGCCGCGCTATGTCGCGCCATTGCCTCCGCCCCGACACCAGACTACGCTGCTGTGCGGGCGCCGTTCCTGTTGAttgccggcgaggaggataAGAGTGCCTCCATGGAGGGGTGCAGGCATATCTACGAGCATGTGTCTAGCAAGCGGAAGCAGATGGAGGTTCTTAAGGGCGTGGGGCATTGGCATTGTATTGAGGCGCCTGAGGAGGTGGGGGGCTTGATTGCGAGGTTTGCGGGGGAGGTGGCGGTTTGGAGGGGTGAGGATCAGGGGGATGTTTAG
- a CDS encoding uncharacterized protein (ID:PFLUO_004358-T1.cds;~source:funannotate), which produces MSDTTPRRVIAEKSRTVRRRYQRSNKVFQFTPEQLQRIEREQERERRAKQLREREKKRIANKKKKSEQEARAREDRKRHGLLDLGVANVSSSQPSLARFLGMKPPPQQTRRDVEGSEVASATGTREKNKEDEEEESESGGDTEVDSDAFGDWDEEIGPALCAIQDAGVLENADADLEKDKEKENHDPANDDDEFSECSAFYDEEIIKEADAAATATATATGPKTDERPATHSTNNPSTALPNPSPVAVAAITSFGDSFRDETADFLEEVFSHGGADPFHELIQLETRP; this is translated from the coding sequence ATGTCGGACACAACACCACGGCgcgtcatcgccgagaaATCACGCACCGTGCGACGCCGCTACCAACGCAGCAACAAGGTATTCCAATTCACGccggagcagctgcagcgcatAGAACGGGAGCAGGAACGCGAGCGGCGCGCGAAGCAGCTGCGtgagcgggagaagaagcggatTGCgaataagaagaaaaagagcgAGCAGGAAGCCCGCGCAAGAGAGGATCGCAAGAGACATGGACTTTTGGATCTAGGGGTCGCGAATGTGTCATCCAGTCAGCCTTCGTTGGCGAGGTTTTTGGGGATGAAGCCGCCACCGCAGCAGACAAGGCGGGATGTTGAAGGGAGTGAGGTGGCTAGTGCTACAGGTACTagggagaagaacaaggaggatgaggaagaggagagtGAAAGTGGTGGGGATACGGAAGTTGATTCAGATGCATTTGGCGATTGGGATGAGGAGATTGGGCCGGCGCTGTGTGCGATCCAAGATGCGGGCGTCTTGGagaatgcagatgcagatTTGgagaaagacaaagagaaagagaatcATGACCCCGccaatgacgacgacgagTTCTCCGAGTGCTCAGCCTTCTACGATGAGGAGATCATTAAAGAAGCCGATGccgctgccactgccactgccactgccaccggACCGAAGACAGACGAACGACCTGCAACCCACTCTACAAATAATCCATCTACAGCACTACCAAACCCCTCACCAGTAGCAGTGGCGGCAATTACATCTTTCGGAGACTCGTTTCGAGACGAGACGGCCGATTTCCTAGAAGAAGTCTTCTCGCATGGCGGCGCGGACCCATTTCACGAATTGATCCAGTTGGAAACGAGAccatga
- a CDS encoding uncharacterized protein (ID:PFLUO_004359-T1.cds;~source:funannotate) codes for MATSLQSTYKLVSGFEIPVVGFGVYQTPADVAERVTLKALELGYRHVDSAKVYGNEKESATAIRQSGLPRSQIFYTSKVPKSLMGYENAKQAIEESIAAANLEYIDLMLIHAPYGGKEARLGTWRALVEAQKAGKIRSLGVSNFAIQHLDELEEYIKSGGGGEIAVGQYEIHPWCPREDVAEWLRSRDVVVEAYSPLVQATRMEEPVLKNLAGKYSKTPAQVLIRWSLQKGYVPLPKSVTDSRILENAQVFDFELSSEDMDSLKLDEYAPVCWDPVRDCKV; via the exons ATGGCCACATCACTGCAATCCACGTACAAACTGGTCTCGGGGTTTGAGATCCCCGTGGTGGGGTTCGGG GTCTACCAAAC TCCCGCCGACGTCGCCGAGCGCGTCACCCTCAAAGCTCTCGAGCTCGGATACCGCCAT GTCGACAGCGCCAAGGTCTACGGCAACGAGAAAGAATCCGCGACTGCAATCCGACAGTCCGGCCTGCCCCGCTCGCAGATCTTCTACACGAGCAAGGTGCCCAAGTCGCTGATGGGCTATGAGAACGCCAAGCAGGCGATCGAGGAGAGTATTGCGGCTGCGAATTTGGAGTATATCGATCT TATGCTCATCCACGCCCCCTAcggcggcaaagaagcccGCCTAGGCACATGGCGCGCACTGGTCGAAGCCCAGAAAGCGGGTAAGATCCGCTCGCTCGGCGTGTCCAACTTCGCTATCCAGCATCTCGATGAGTTGGAGGAGTACATCAagagcggcggcggtggggaGATCGCTGTCGGCCAGTATGAGATCCATCCCTGGTGTCCGCGCGAGGATGTGGCCGAGTGGCTGCGCAGTCgggatgttgttgttgaggcGTATTCGCCGCTTGTGCAGGCGACAAGGATGGAGGAGCCTGTGCTAAAGAATTTGGCGGGGAAGTATTCCAAGACGCCGGCGCAGGTTTTGATTAGGTGGAGCTTGCAGAAG GGCTATGTGCCGCTGCCCAAGTCGGTGACTGACTCGCGCATCTTGGAGAATGCGCAGGTCTTCGATTTCGAGCTGTCATCCGAGGACATGGATAGTCTGAAGTTGGATGAGTATGCGCCTGTGTGCTGGGACCCTGTGCGCGACTGCAAAGTCTAG
- a CDS encoding uncharacterized protein (ID:PFLUO_004360-T1.cds;~source:funannotate), translated as MEGPPINDDAQPYASMAGKLDPRLLKAVDVMGFATMTAVQQRVLNELPNWRSDCLVQAKTGTGKTLAFLLPALHCLLQSAPPRGQVAILIITPTRELAQQIAKACDQLTSQIAKPLECHIAVGGTARAAAHNRFMKGAPSILVATPGRLKDYLSESSTAEKLSNIQTLVLDEADTMLETGFLADVKQILRLIPPKSTGWQGMCFSATVPPKVKDVVSVVLKPGYKSISTIEKNEVPTHERVPQYHVLIPSVADTFTTLASLLNFESKKSSKIIVFGVTANMVALLATVFSRGLTPLKVFEIHSRLSQSARTKTTAQFKEASSGVMFASDVIGRGMDFPNVDLVVQVGLPSNGEQYVHRVGRTARAGNDGRAIILLTQGESFFMRNNRHLPIQPHPQTDAIIAGAPACADAVTQAMYSLEESTKQRAYSSFIGFFAGSGLLKQLRLDKAGLVQLANEMAMKGMACPEPPPMDKKVIGKMGLKGVPGFNYGNGEDLNGDIHRFRGPPKGRPRDALAPGAGHGHGDRGGGVEKKRGGGGGRGGGRGRGGRGGNQRAG; from the coding sequence ATGGAAGGTCCCCCAATCAACGATGATGCCCAGCCGTACGCAAGCATGGCTGGGAAGCTGGACCCCCGACTCCTCAAAGCCGTCGACGTGATGGGGTTTGCGACCATGACGGCTGTCCAGCAGCGTGTTTTGAACGAGCTCCCGAACTGGCGCAGCGACTGCCTCGTCCAGGCCAAAACCGGAACAGGAAAGACCCTGGCTTTCTTGCTGCCGGCGTTGCACTGTCTGCTCCAATCGGCGCCCCCAAGAGGCCAGGTCGCTATCTTGATCATCACTCCCACGCGAGAGCTGGCCCAGCAGATTGCAAAGGCGTGCGATCAATTGACATCGCAAATCGCGAAGCCTCTGGAGTGTCATATTGCTGTCGGTGGGACAGCGCGGGCTGCGGCTCATAACCGCTTCATGAAGGGGGCGCCTTCCATTCTTGTGGCGACCCCAGGTCGACTGAAGGATTACCTCTCTGAATCCTCCACGGCGGAGAAGCTGTCGAACATTCAAACTCTGGTTTTGGACGAGGCCGACACGATGCTCGAGACAGGTTTCCTGGCTGATGTGAAGCAAATTCTTCGGCTTATTCCACCCAAGAGCACGGGCTGGCAGGGTATGTGCTTCTCAGCAACGGTTCCGCCCAAGGTCAAGGATGTGGTCAGTGTTGTGTTGAAGCCCGGCTACAAGAGCATTTCCACTATTGAGAAAAACGAAGTGCCCACGCATGAGAGAGTACCCCAGTACCATGTGTTGATACCGTCTGTGGCAGACACTTTTACCACGCTTGCCTCCCTTCTCAATTTTGAAAGCAAGAAAAGCTCGAAAATCATTGTTTTTGGCGTTACTGCAAACATGGTTGCTCTCCTTGCAACCGTGTTCTCTCGCGGCTTGACGCCTTTGAAGGTGTTTGAGATCCATTCCAGACTCAGCCAGAGCGCGCGCACAAAGACCACGGCCCAGTTCAAGGAGGCCTCTTCCGGGGTTATGTTTGCTTCAGATGTTATTGGCCGTGGCATGGATTTCCCGAATGTCGACCTAGTCGTTCAGGTCGGCCTTCCATCAAACGGCGAACAGTACGTCCACCGTGTTGGCCGTACCGCTCGTGCCGGCAATGATGGCCGCgcgatcatcctcctcacgCAAGGCGAGTCCTTCTTCATGAGGAATAACCGCCACCTGCCCATCCAGCCCCACCCGCAGACCGACGCGATCATAGCAGGCGCTCCCGCATGCGCCGACGCCGTCACGCAGGCCATGTACAGCCTTGAAGAATCGACCAAGCAACGCGCCTACTCGTCTTTCATTGGATTCTTCGCTGGATCAGGTCTTCTGAAGCAGCTCCGTCTCGACAAGGCCGGCCTTGTCCAGCTCGCCAACGAAATGGCCATGAAAGGCATGGCGTGTCCTGAGCCTCCACCAATGGACAAAAAGGTCATTGGCAAGATGGGACTGAAGGGTGTGCCTGGATTCAACTATGGGAATGGAGAGGACCTGAACGGAGATATTCATCGATTCCGCGGTCCTCCAAAGGGCAGGCCTCGTGATGCACTTGCTCCCGGAGCTGGACATGGTCATGGAGACCGAGGCGGTGGAGTTGAGAAGAAGCGTGGAGGTGGGGGTGGCCGTGGGGGAGGTCGCGGTCGAGGAGGACGGGGAGGAAATCAGAGAGCAGGATAA